From one Lysinibacillus sp. G4S2 genomic stretch:
- a CDS encoding DUF2975 domain-containing protein, whose product MNVKQGSTTFLKVIIFLIGIAMLALCIYWLPEITIKDAKVHPDTAYFLIPFLVCAYGFCITFSVALYQAFKLLTYIEKNNAFSELSLKSLKVIKKCAFTVIFLILLGIVSLKVLAKITGDDPAGPISLGLMGILATSIIGAIVDALQKPLKNVPDIKSKND is encoded by the coding sequence ATGAATGTTAAACAAGGTTCAACCACTTTCTTAAAGGTAATTATTTTTCTGATTGGAATTGCGATGCTTGCTTTATGTATCTATTGGTTGCCTGAGATAACCATTAAAGATGCAAAGGTACATCCAGATACGGCTTATTTCCTAATCCCCTTTTTAGTATGTGCATATGGATTCTGTATTACGTTTTCTGTTGCGTTGTATCAAGCATTTAAACTACTAACCTATATCGAAAAAAACAATGCTTTCTCTGAATTATCCCTTAAATCTTTGAAGGTTATAAAAAAATGTGCTTTTACAGTCATTTTCCTCATTCTGTTAGGAATAGTAAGCTTGAAGGTGCTTGCTAAAATAACAGGAGACGACCCAGCAGGTCCTATATCACTAGGTCTAATGGGTATTTTAGCAACAAGTATCATCGGAGCCATTGTGGATGCACTTCAAAAGCCATTAAAAAATGTCCCAGATATTAAGTCAAAAAATGATTAA
- a CDS encoding type II CAAX endopeptidase family protein has product MESQLSVESKVKNNDVKSMIGFLLIFYLVWAIKELWLIDYIYSFGEIISPLLEALVKGFVWIVPTWLYIKYYLHTNPFDYLKVNVNVKRGLFWGVVLSLLVGLYFAFETYIINQQSFQFSLSFDDYLNGILVAGIAEEIVFRGLILREINKKLAFWKANIITALLFLVIHYPIWIQNEIIFHFGTHIYVFVLGLLFGFVYKKTGSLWSVIILHALHNFFVTLI; this is encoded by the coding sequence ATGGAATCGCAATTAAGTGTTGAAAGTAAAGTGAAAAATAATGATGTGAAATCGATGATAGGGTTTCTACTCATATTTTACTTAGTATGGGCAATTAAAGAATTATGGTTAATTGACTACATTTATTCGTTCGGTGAAATAATTTCTCCATTATTAGAAGCGTTGGTTAAGGGGTTCGTATGGATTGTTCCAACTTGGTTATACATAAAATATTATTTACATACTAACCCATTTGACTACTTAAAAGTGAACGTTAATGTTAAAAGAGGTTTATTTTGGGGAGTAGTTCTTTCACTGTTAGTTGGCTTATATTTTGCTTTTGAAACATATATCATTAATCAGCAATCATTTCAATTTTCATTATCCTTTGATGATTACCTTAATGGCATTCTAGTGGCAGGGATTGCAGAAGAAATTGTTTTTAGGGGATTAATTTTACGGGAGATTAATAAAAAATTAGCTTTTTGGAAAGCGAATATTATAACGGCTTTATTATTTTTAGTGATACACTATCCAATTTGGATTCAAAATGAAATAATTTTCCATTTCGGGACACATATTTATGTTTTTGTTTTAGGTCTACTCTTTGGGTTTGTGTACAAGAAAACCGGTTCATTATGGTCAGTTATAATATTGCACGCACTTCATAATTTTTTTGTTACATTAATTTAG